The proteins below come from a single Natranaerofaba carboxydovora genomic window:
- a CDS encoding diguanylate cyclase domain-containing protein, with protein sequence MLRGKDLNSIELVSKATEELFQMAVGEIDFQQIADWMLEISKSKFVVFNIYQDRKVTTKAISGLPGVIDRASKMLGFEIIDKEWDANPNRLEAINNNKVICFNNLYDACNGEISHNTAAIIEKTFKLGNIYVIEISYRNKAVGDFHIFMSKEAELENEELVKLYANQVGNTIVRAQTEEKLQKSEQEKILILENIEELVSYQDRELNIVWANNAACRSVNQSYEDLVGNKCYEVWHGRQTPCNGCPVVKCINTGKVESGEISTPDGRYWHITSSPIKDDNGNVNGAIETTLEITNLKIAQKQIKGAYKQLEDIIESLPDATFVIDNEGKVIQWNKGMELMTKVSKKDIIGKGNYEYAKALYGERRPILIDAALFGEKVLSRWMGKYDSLHWIGETIYSESYVPNIYGGKGAYLRGSASKLRDENGNVTGAITIIQDITYQKQAEEKIRYLSFYDSLTGLYNRAFIEEEIKRLDVKRNLPLSIIVIDVNGLKLVNDAFGHEAGDELLIKAGEAIKKACRKEDIVARWGGDEFAILLPKTSPEKAKDATKRVRQNCKEVLIKSIPLKMAVGYATKLDTKENIHDIYKRSEDHMYKNKLKESSKDREKVISALLKTLKEKSDESEEHINNLINLSKDFGKAINLGEAELEKLVLLASVHDIGKVIISEEIFAKAENLTEEDWDSIKTHCEAGYQIARSSESFAHIAEEILTHHENFDGSGYPQGLAKAKIPYFARIISVLDAFVVMTAGRVYKEPISEQEALAELKKCAGTQFDPGLVKEFENFLEKNRKITV encoded by the coding sequence GTGTTACGGGGAAAAGATTTAAACTCAATAGAATTAGTTTCTAAAGCTACGGAAGAACTTTTTCAGATGGCAGTAGGTGAGATAGATTTTCAACAGATTGCTGACTGGATGTTGGAGATTTCTAAATCAAAATTTGTAGTTTTTAATATATACCAAGACAGAAAGGTTACAACCAAGGCAATATCAGGTCTTCCGGGAGTTATTGATAGAGCTTCTAAAATGTTAGGCTTCGAAATTATTGATAAGGAATGGGATGCTAATCCCAATAGGTTAGAAGCCATTAATAACAATAAAGTTATTTGTTTTAATAATCTTTATGATGCCTGTAACGGGGAAATATCTCATAATACGGCTGCTATTATAGAAAAGACTTTTAAGTTAGGAAATATATATGTTATTGAAATCTCCTATAGAAATAAGGCTGTAGGGGACTTTCATATTTTTATGTCTAAAGAGGCTGAACTCGAAAATGAGGAGTTAGTCAAACTATATGCTAACCAGGTCGGTAATACTATAGTTCGTGCTCAAACAGAAGAGAAGCTACAAAAGTCAGAACAGGAAAAAATATTAATACTTGAAAATATTGAAGAACTAGTTTCTTACCAGGATAGAGAATTGAATATTGTTTGGGCCAATAATGCAGCTTGTAGGAGTGTAAATCAATCTTATGAAGACCTTGTAGGCAATAAATGTTATGAGGTATGGCATGGCAGACAAACTCCCTGCAATGGTTGCCCCGTAGTTAAATGTATAAACACAGGGAAAGTTGAATCAGGAGAAATATCAACGCCTGATGGACGTTACTGGCATATAACAAGCTCGCCTATCAAGGACGATAACGGTAATGTAAATGGTGCTATTGAAACAACTCTAGAAATTACAAACTTGAAAATAGCTCAAAAGCAAATTAAAGGCGCCTACAAACAGCTAGAAGATATTATTGAGTCTTTGCCTGATGCAACCTTTGTAATTGATAATGAAGGTAAAGTAATTCAGTGGAACAAGGGCATGGAATTAATGACTAAAGTATCCAAAAAGGATATTATAGGGAAAGGTAATTATGAATATGCTAAAGCTCTTTATGGAGAAAGAAGGCCAATCTTGATAGATGCTGCTCTTTTTGGTGAAAAAGTTTTGTCAAGGTGGATGGGAAAATATGACTCTCTTCACTGGATAGGTGAAACTATATATTCAGAAAGTTATGTACCAAATATTTATGGAGGCAAAGGAGCATATCTACGAGGATCAGCTTCCAAATTAAGGGATGAAAATGGCAATGTAACAGGAGCTATAACGATCATACAAGATATTACTTACCAAAAACAAGCTGAAGAGAAAATTCGTTATTTGAGTTTCTACGATAGCTTAACAGGTCTATATAACCGTGCTTTTATAGAAGAGGAAATAAAACGCTTAGATGTAAAGAGAAACCTTCCATTAAGTATAATAGTAATAGATGTAAATGGCTTAAAGTTGGTTAATGATGCTTTTGGACACGAAGCAGGGGATGAGCTGCTAATTAAAGCAGGAGAAGCAATAAAAAAGGCTTGTAGAAAAGAAGATATTGTTGCCAGATGGGGTGGGGATGAGTTTGCAATATTGCTGCCAAAAACATCACCTGAAAAAGCAAAAGATGCAACAAAGCGTGTTAGACAAAACTGCAAAGAAGTGTTAATCAAATCAATCCCACTAAAAATGGCGGTTGGATATGCGACAAAACTCGATACAAAGGAAAATATCCATGACATTTATAAAAGATCAGAAGACCATATGTATAAAAATAAATTAAAGGAAAGTAGTAAAGATCGAGAGAAAGTTATATCGGCCCTATTAAAAACACTTAAAGAAAAAAGTGATGAATCAGAAGAACATATCAACAATCTTATTAATTTAAGCAAAGACTTTGGCAAAGCAATAAACTTAGGAGAAGCTGAGCTAGAAAAGCTAGTCTTGTTAGCTTCTGTTCACGATATAGGGAAGGTTATAATTTCAGAAGAAATTTTTGCTAAAGCTGAGAATTTGACAGAAGAAGATTGGGATAGTATTAAAACTCACTGTGAAGCCGGATATCAAATAGCCCGTTCATCGGAAAGTTTTGCCCATATAGCTGAGGAGATTTTGACTCATCATGAAAACTTTGATGGCAGTGGATATCCTCAGGGCTTAGCAAAAGCAAAGATCCCTTATTTCGCAAGGATTATATCAGTGTTAGATGCTTTTGTAGTCATGACAGCCGGTAGAGTTTATAAAGAACCAATTTCAGAGCAAGAGGCCTTAGCAGAGCTAAAAAAATGTGCCGGAACTCAATTTGACCCTGGCCTGGTTAAAGAATTTGAAAATTTTCTTGAGAAAAATAGAAAGATAACCGTTTAA
- a CDS encoding PilN domain-containing protein — METISLLPPEIKEKNQRRQQVILLAFVSSLMLILFAIVYTGLIIYTGSVDTQIDEITEERKEVQRQIESLEPYRQINNLIINYDDTIESSVGDMPNWGYLMNDISQNISNELWFFYFYMVDGEYNNDNDDNGGSENKKGELNINGYALRHEDVANWLDELEQNKQLTEVELEYIIESTDDRDDREVVEFYITARVIPDEFKSPLEREGLTK; from the coding sequence TTGGAAACTATAAGCCTTTTACCTCCGGAGATCAAAGAAAAAAATCAAAGAAGACAACAGGTTATACTATTGGCATTTGTTTCTTCGTTAATGTTGATTTTGTTTGCTATAGTTTATACAGGGCTTATTATTTATACAGGAAGTGTCGACACACAAATTGATGAAATAACCGAGGAAAGAAAAGAGGTACAAAGACAGATTGAAAGTTTAGAGCCCTATCGTCAAATAAATAATTTGATAATTAACTATGATGATACTATCGAGAGTTCTGTAGGTGATATGCCTAATTGGGGCTATTTGATGAATGATATAAGTCAAAATATATCAAATGAATTATGGTTTTTTTATTTTTATATGGTTGATGGTGAGTACAATAATGATAATGATGATAACGGTGGTAGCGAAAATAAAAAAGGAGAACTAAATATAAATGGTTATGCCTTACGACACGAAGATGTCGCCAATTGGCTTGACGAACTTGAACAGAATAAACAGCTAACTGAGGTAGAACTTGAATATATAATTGAATCAACTGATGATAGAGATGATAGGGAAGTGGTAGAATTTTATATTACAGCCCGGGTGATACCTGATGAATTCAAAAGCCCTCTAGAAAGAGAGGGATTAACTAAATGA
- a CDS encoding O-antigen ligase family protein — protein MFFKLESSNQVSLPAFALMITLALLPLLDGGFDHNVMYWVLFLLLIVSLITFTTNKINILIDLYHPLFWYVLFFLWCGISIIWSLNPHRTLVEFLQLGIYGLVFMLALTLSEDNVYRVARIIVITGFGIALFGISEYLIISTGRIESTFTNSNPLGTYLLLIFLLLWGYNLKRSNVLLYLPSIIILSALFLSGSRGAFISLALSLPFVLIGARDKRELFSSVLKTIICFVLAVMLTHGIMAVAPYVQGVVSDEGRQFVEHVTRADSFVARSGAGRLEFWKVGARLGASEPILGHGLGTFYTAYFLEYVDGRWFSRFAHNHYIQMMAENGLVGLFLFMGFIFSIFRGAVYKYIQRKDSIYFAGIVAAMVAFLIHIGAEFSFNFPGAAVIFFAAAGVMCRNINWGDMNIRNATMINLSFISNNARKIRNLLTDKYIGYKFVSVMLMFLLILTAWQYTGTIIHERGVSYEDEGELYKAAETYDIANTIYPIDSEVYSYASNAYWQLYKKTENESDTEKFLNKSLSRLEQAVELSPVDSVLQNILADTYKEAGYYDKAEKHFQYAVDYAGFRIEMYLHLALFYLEQDQTQNAKEVLIEGLEIKEDARDSARSSEEAEGVESNIVLMKALLENLKDS, from the coding sequence TTGTTCTTTAAACTTGAATCAAGCAACCAAGTTTCACTTCCTGCTTTTGCGTTGATGATAACATTAGCTTTGCTGCCACTTCTTGATGGCGGATTTGATCATAATGTTATGTACTGGGTTTTGTTTTTGTTATTGATTGTGTCACTAATAACATTTACTACAAACAAAATAAATATTTTAATTGATTTATACCACCCGCTTTTTTGGTATGTGCTATTTTTTTTATGGTGTGGTATTAGTATTATATGGTCGCTGAACCCACATCGTACCTTAGTGGAGTTTTTGCAGCTCGGCATTTATGGTTTGGTTTTTATGTTAGCGCTTACTCTTAGTGAGGATAATGTTTATAGAGTTGCCAGGATAATAGTAATCACAGGTTTTGGGATAGCTCTTTTTGGTATAAGTGAATATTTGATTATTTCTACAGGCAGGATAGAGAGTACTTTTACAAACTCTAACCCTCTAGGTACTTATCTGCTTCTTATATTTTTACTATTATGGGGATACAATCTTAAACGCTCTAATGTTTTATTATATTTGCCTTCTATAATAATTTTATCAGCGTTATTTTTATCTGGATCTAGGGGTGCTTTTATTAGCTTAGCTCTTTCACTGCCTTTTGTGTTGATAGGGGCTAGAGATAAAAGAGAGTTATTTTCTTCAGTGTTAAAAACTATAATATGTTTTGTCCTTGCAGTTATGCTAACCCACGGCATAATGGCTGTAGCACCGTATGTGCAGGGTGTTGTAAGTGATGAGGGAAGGCAATTTGTAGAGCATGTTACAAGAGCGGATTCATTTGTGGCAAGGTCAGGGGCTGGAAGATTAGAATTTTGGAAAGTTGGCGCAAGGCTTGGAGCTTCAGAACCTATACTTGGACATGGTCTTGGGACTTTTTATACAGCTTATTTTCTAGAATATGTTGATGGGAGATGGTTTTCTCGCTTTGCCCATAATCATTATATTCAAATGATGGCTGAAAATGGTCTTGTGGGGCTATTTTTGTTTATGGGTTTTATATTCTCAATATTTAGAGGAGCAGTTTATAAATACATACAAAGAAAAGACTCAATTTATTTTGCAGGGATTGTAGCAGCGATGGTCGCATTTTTAATACATATAGGAGCAGAATTTAGTTTTAACTTTCCAGGGGCTGCTGTTATATTTTTTGCCGCTGCTGGAGTAATGTGTAGAAATATAAATTGGGGTGATATGAATATACGCAATGCTACAATGATAAATTTAAGCTTTATTAGTAATAATGCAAGAAAGATTCGAAATTTGTTAACTGATAAATATATTGGTTATAAATTTGTCTCAGTGATGCTTATGTTTTTATTAATTCTAACGGCCTGGCAGTATACAGGTACAATAATACATGAAAGAGGAGTTAGTTACGAAGATGAGGGAGAGCTGTATAAAGCAGCTGAAACCTATGATATAGCAAATACTATATACCCCATAGATTCAGAAGTATATTCTTATGCTTCAAATGCTTATTGGCAGCTTTACAAAAAAACAGAAAATGAAAGCGATACAGAAAAGTTTTTGAATAAGTCTCTGTCTAGGTTAGAGCAGGCAGTAGAGCTTAGTCCTGTAGATAGTGTATTACAGAATATTTTAGCTGACACATATAAGGAAGCTGGATATTATGATAAAGCGGAAAAACATTTCCAATATGCTGTTGATTATGCTGGATTTAGGATAGAGATGTATCTTCATTTAGCATTATTTTATCTAGAGCAAGATCAGACTCAAAATGCAAAGGAAGTACTGATAGAAGGACTAGAAATAAAAGAAGATGCCAGGGATAGTGCTAGAAGCTCTGAAGAAGCAGAAGGTGTTGAATCAAATATAGTGCTGATGAAAGCCTTGCTAGAGAACTTAAAGGATAGTTAG
- a CDS encoding STN domain-containing protein has product MKTAKLAIHTRFLILPVFIMSIILMFVFSNVNGNIDSVSASSSLESFEMANGTASGEEWDPDSELVDPGNITVDVRDSDIRDALSIIAIKMDVNIIFTEEPVDVTFQVDNVPPREALELLVQKEGLNYIEDGNIIVVGSGERLQEDFFSRMELTRFDLSYITSEQLDGIIQDMGIDVETIVIEDNPESIWVQGTSFSLVKIKELVNSIDREENRGSIDDLDSEETTTFTFSFQNIVAEDAVERLEAYGFDDVQTVTSNLSEFSNELIVIVPPHKEDEVYESLSSIDEAGGRARAPITTARGENAWEELAAKRRLLSDMTDLSVDDMFISENISGDEEEPHHVLWTDKPADKINYLQNLVESFE; this is encoded by the coding sequence ATGAAAACAGCAAAGCTAGCTATACATACGCGGTTTTTAATATTACCAGTTTTTATAATGTCTATAATACTTATGTTTGTTTTTTCTAATGTTAATGGGAACATTGACTCGGTATCTGCTTCAAGTTCATTAGAATCATTTGAAATGGCTAATGGGACGGCTTCCGGAGAAGAATGGGATCCTGACAGTGAACTAGTTGACCCCGGCAATATTACTGTTGATGTTAGAGACAGTGATATAAGGGATGCTTTATCTATTATAGCAATAAAGATGGATGTTAATATAATATTCACAGAAGAACCTGTCGATGTGACCTTTCAGGTGGATAATGTGCCACCAAGAGAAGCATTAGAACTATTGGTCCAAAAAGAAGGCTTAAACTATATAGAAGATGGGAATATAATTGTTGTTGGTAGTGGGGAGCGGCTGCAGGAGGACTTTTTTAGTCGTATGGAGCTTACCAGGTTTGATTTGTCTTATATAACATCCGAGCAGTTAGATGGGATAATTCAGGATATGGGTATTGATGTAGAAACTATTGTAATTGAAGATAACCCAGAGAGTATCTGGGTTCAGGGAACTTCTTTTTCACTGGTCAAAATAAAAGAGCTGGTGAATTCAATTGATCGGGAAGAGAACAGAGGAAGTATTGATGACCTAGATTCTGAAGAAACCACTACCTTTACATTTAGCTTTCAAAACATTGTTGCTGAAGATGCTGTAGAAAGGCTTGAGGCTTATGGATTTGATGATGTACAGACGGTTACCAGTAATCTTTCGGAGTTTAGTAACGAATTGATAGTAATTGTACCACCTCACAAAGAAGATGAGGTATATGAAAGCTTGTCAAGCATTGATGAAGCTGGAGGGAGAGCAAGAGCTCCTATAACAACGGCAAGAGGGGAGAATGCATGGGAGGAACTTGCAGCTAAGAGAAGGCTTTTGAGTGATATGACGGATTTATCTGTTGATGATATGTTCATCTCAGAAAATATATCTGGAGATGAAGAAGAACCTCATCATGTGCTTTGGACAGATAAGCCAGCTGACAAAATAAATTATCTACAGAATTTAGTTGAAAGTTTTGAATAG
- a CDS encoding prepilin-type N-terminal cleavage/methylation domain-containing protein, producing MSKILIKNNKGLSLIEMIIAMAILAIIAVTMVRAFSTGAIQMFTTSSRDEAKAKTSEIIEFLYEEEPYSSTDEVKVKIEEMYEDSFENSSGVFNDDQGEEVTIDITEIQSVDPDGILKLDDDISGFKIDIEYTYQSREKSFEASYYLRRSN from the coding sequence TTGTCGAAAATTTTGATAAAGAATAATAAAGGTCTTTCATTAATTGAAATGATAATTGCTATGGCTATATTAGCTATAATTGCTGTTACTATGGTAAGGGCTTTTTCTACTGGGGCAATACAAATGTTCACTACCAGTTCAAGAGACGAAGCCAAAGCAAAAACCTCAGAAATAATTGAGTTTTTATATGAAGAAGAGCCTTATAGCAGTACTGATGAAGTAAAAGTTAAGATTGAAGAAATGTATGAGGATAGTTTTGAAAATAGCTCAGGGGTTTTTAATGATGACCAGGGAGAAGAAGTTACTATTGATATTACAGAAATTCAATCAGTTGATCCAGATGGTATCCTTAAATTAGATGATGACATAAGTGGTTTTAAAATAGATATTGAATATACTTATCAGAGTAGAGAAAAATCATTTGAAGCTTCTTATTATTTAAGAAGAAGCAATTGA
- the pilM gene encoding type IV pilus biogenesis protein PilM, with protein MLKKLLGKKNIIGLEINDKEIKAVELSERKGQIDIVNFGSKNLPKGAVKEGIVVKPDIVGQTLAELWQESKFKERNVVMGLANQNVLVRFTSFPKVDKSKLDNMIKYQASEYMPVSLDKDTVVFDYSIIGETVQSDNDMWEVLMVAGKRDMIDGFITSLKIAGLNPKEIEVLPLSLLGLLNVQNEKKVVAIVDISYGISNLLIVDSKKPRLARMMPTAYEDESEEESEDEKVKEDRKEDEDKDKEKEKEESKEETNEDFEMIGEKEVKEKEAEAEYAKNEIEEGKEEAAASVTDNSEDMRIDSEDELVEELDVEIIDDPEAYINEEMEEETVEEPVNDMNQDDDEEIKLFLAKEERELEEEKIQEETEEYMDTWNFMLVNNIRVSVDFYQSRGSVEPVEKILLCGKNTDDENLISSIESQVGVDVEVIDPLKVLAINNSVDKDINATEYSLCLCLAYNGLEV; from the coding sequence ATGTTAAAAAAGTTGTTAGGTAAAAAAAATATAATTGGGCTAGAAATAAATGACAAAGAAATAAAGGCTGTCGAGTTAAGTGAAAGAAAAGGACAGATTGATATAGTGAATTTTGGCAGTAAAAACCTTCCAAAAGGTGCGGTTAAGGAAGGTATCGTGGTTAAACCTGATATAGTGGGACAAACACTTGCAGAGTTGTGGCAGGAGTCAAAATTTAAAGAACGCAACGTGGTGATGGGGCTAGCAAATCAAAATGTACTGGTTAGATTTACGAGTTTTCCAAAAGTGGATAAATCAAAATTGGACAATATGATTAAATACCAGGCAAGTGAATATATGCCAGTTTCTCTTGACAAAGACACCGTGGTATTTGACTATTCCATAATTGGTGAGACTGTTCAGAGTGATAACGATATGTGGGAGGTTTTAATGGTAGCTGGCAAAAGAGATATGATAGATGGTTTTATTACTTCCCTAAAAATAGCAGGACTAAATCCTAAAGAAATAGAGGTGCTTCCATTAAGCCTATTGGGGCTATTAAATGTTCAGAATGAGAAGAAAGTAGTAGCTATAGTTGATATATCTTATGGCATAAGTAATCTCTTGATAGTTGACAGCAAAAAACCACGCCTTGCCAGAATGATGCCTACTGCTTATGAAGATGAAAGTGAAGAAGAAAGTGAAGATGAAAAAGTTAAAGAGGATAGAAAAGAAGACGAAGACAAGGACAAAGAAAAAGAAAAAGAAGAGAGCAAAGAAGAGACTAACGAAGACTTTGAAATGATAGGAGAAAAGGAAGTAAAAGAAAAAGAGGCTGAAGCAGAATATGCAAAGAATGAGATAGAAGAAGGGAAAGAAGAAGCAGCGGCATCTGTAACCGATAATAGCGAAGATATGAGAATAGACTCAGAAGATGAATTAGTGGAAGAGCTAGACGTTGAAATAATAGATGATCCAGAGGCTTATATAAATGAAGAGATGGAAGAAGAAACAGTCGAAGAACCTGTTAATGATATGAATCAAGATGATGATGAAGAAATAAAATTATTTTTAGCTAAAGAAGAAAGAGAATTAGAGGAAGAGAAGATTCAGGAAGAAACAGAAGAATACATGGATACATGGAATTTCATGCTGGTGAATAATATCAGGGTTTCTGTAGATTTTTATCAATCCAGGGGAAGTGTAGAGCCTGTCGAGAAAATCCTGTTATGTGGGAAAAACACAGATGATGAAAATTTAATATCTTCTATTGAAAGCCAGGTTGGAGTAGATGTAGAAGTTATTGATCCTTTAAAAGTACTAGCCATTAATAATTCTGTTGATAAAGACATTAATGCAACAGAGTACTCGCTATGTCTATGCCTAGCATACAATGGATTGGAGGTATAA
- a CDS encoding type IV pilus twitching motility protein PilT — protein MSDRKSFKEAPSEYPVDLDVLLKATAKVEGSDLHLAVGIPPMVRTKGRLLALDYPVFKPEVLENLLYNILDDDNIKQFEEKLELDISYSIDGVARFRCNIMKQRGSVAAVFRVVPYDIPELDSLGFPEKVKDLCHLNRGIVLVTGPTGSGKSTTLAAMINKINSERRLNIVTVEDPIEFLHKHKKSVVKQREVGIDTNSFSNALRHVLRHDPDVILIGEMRDLESISIALTAAETGHLVFSTLHTQTAPLTISRIVDVFDSHQRKQVRQQLANSFRGVVAQQLLPTADGKGRVPAVELMTDTSAVKNLIREEKEHQLYSTIQTSRNLGMQTMDQALADLYLKGKVTKETVLERCIDKSEIERLIQKGQFG, from the coding sequence ATGAGCGATAGAAAAAGTTTCAAAGAAGCACCATCTGAGTATCCTGTAGACTTAGATGTTCTTCTAAAAGCTACTGCAAAAGTAGAAGGCTCTGACTTACACCTTGCTGTAGGGATACCACCTATGGTTAGAACCAAAGGCAGGCTGCTTGCTCTTGATTATCCTGTTTTTAAACCTGAAGTATTAGAGAATCTATTATACAATATTTTGGATGATGATAATATTAAACAATTTGAAGAAAAACTTGAATTAGACATTTCTTATTCCATTGATGGAGTGGCTCGTTTTAGGTGTAACATAATGAAGCAGAGGGGAAGTGTGGCAGCAGTTTTTAGGGTTGTGCCTTATGATATACCTGAGCTTGATAGTCTTGGGTTTCCAGAGAAGGTCAAAGACCTGTGTCACTTGAACAGGGGAATTGTACTTGTGACAGGGCCTACCGGAAGTGGAAAATCAACAACTCTTGCTGCAATGATTAATAAGATTAATAGTGAACGTAGATTAAATATAGTCACAGTAGAAGACCCGATAGAATTCCTCCACAAGCACAAAAAGTCAGTAGTTAAACAAAGAGAAGTAGGAATAGACACTAACTCTTTTTCCAATGCTTTGCGCCATGTCCTTCGTCACGACCCGGATGTTATCTTGATTGGAGAGATGAGAGATTTGGAGAGTATCTCCATAGCTCTTACCGCTGCAGAGACTGGACACCTTGTATTCTCGACCTTACATACTCAGACAGCTCCCCTTACTATCAGTAGGATTGTAGATGTATTTGACTCACACCAGAGAAAACAGGTTAGACAGCAACTAGCCAACTCCTTTAGAGGGGTTGTAGCCCAGCAGCTATTACCCACAGCAGATGGAAAAGGCCGAGTGCCAGCTGTAGAACTTATGACAGATACCTCTGCTGTCAAAAACTTAATCAGAGAAGAAAAGGAACACCAGCTATACAGCACTATACAGACAAGCAGAAACCTGGGTATGCAGACAATGGATCAAGCCCTTGCAGACCTATATCTAAAAGGAAAAGTAACAAAAGAAACAGTCCTTGAGCGCTGTATAGATAAGAGTGAGATTGAGAGACTTATCCAAAAAGGACAATTTGGTTAA
- a CDS encoding type II secretion system protein, with amino-acid sequence MISKTINNKGITLIELVIVIAVLSIVMSSAYLVFSFGLKTFQDGTSRVDAQSKARIIATNIEKQTSRAMVVVLSNDSDNVCSDILENLNEVDSKDDFNLIYFDESNGKVYLEENSSKTEIASNISSLSFDKKGNRRFEYLIEVEYDDKYYQLSSEVTLLDPRFSKVEIVDTEENSDDFNVLWYHR; translated from the coding sequence ATTATTTCAAAAACAATTAACAATAAAGGTATAACTTTAATAGAGCTTGTGATTGTGATAGCTGTCTTAAGTATTGTTATGTCATCGGCTTATTTAGTATTTAGTTTTGGATTAAAAACATTTCAAGACGGTACTAGCCGAGTAGATGCACAAAGTAAAGCTAGAATTATTGCCACTAATATAGAAAAGCAAACCTCTAGAGCAATGGTTGTTGTATTAAGTAATGATAGTGATAATGTTTGCAGTGATATCCTTGAAAATCTAAACGAAGTAGATAGCAAAGATGATTTTAATCTTATTTATTTTGATGAAAGTAATGGAAAAGTTTATCTAGAAGAAAATTCATCCAAAACTGAAATAGCCAGTAATATTTCAAGTTTAAGTTTTGATAAAAAAGGAAATAGAAGGTTTGAATATTTGATTGAAGTTGAATATGACGATAAGTATTACCAATTATCTTCAGAGGTTACATTACTTGATCCAAGATTCTCAAAAGTTGAAATAGTAGATACAGAGGAAAATTCTGATGACTTCAATGTGTTATGGTACCATCGCTAA
- a CDS encoding type II secretion system F family protein, whose protein sequence is MATYSYEIVDRSGAISTGNIEAESENEAVERLRGMGYYITEIKEVKSSSFNQLQNLTPRKKVKLADLSMFSRQLASMLEAGIPLARSLATLSKQTTSPTLKKTIEEVADSVESGNSFSDSLSEHPRVFSNLYVGMVNSGEVGGNLEEALTRLSDQLDKDKALQDNIKSATFYPIMVVAFAFLILLAMMIFVVPIFVEMFPPDTVLPLPTRIVIAFSDSLRFFWYIWLLMGVLIAASVRYYIRSSTGGYFISRIKLKLPVFGDLFQKALVARFARTLATLLAGGLPVLQALESASQSSGSVILEEHVDAAKEQIQEGSNIADPLAESAMFPPMVIQMISIGEESGQLSSLLDRIADFYEKEVESLTKGLTAMLEPFLLVFIGVVVGGIVISLYLPIFTAITEVV, encoded by the coding sequence ATGGCTACTTATAGCTATGAAATAGTTGATAGAAGTGGGGCTATATCAACGGGTAATATAGAAGCAGAAAGTGAAAATGAAGCTGTCGAAAGACTTAGGGGTATGGGTTATTATATTACCGAAATAAAAGAGGTGAAAAGCTCTAGCTTCAACCAATTGCAGAATTTAACACCGAGGAAAAAAGTTAAGCTTGCTGATCTAAGCATGTTTAGTAGACAGCTTGCTTCTATGTTAGAAGCAGGCATTCCCCTTGCCCGCTCCCTTGCTACCTTAAGTAAACAAACCACTAGCCCAACCTTAAAAAAAACAATTGAAGAAGTGGCAGATAGTGTTGAATCAGGCAATAGCTTTTCTGACTCGCTAAGTGAACATCCAAGGGTTTTTAGCAACCTTTATGTGGGTATGGTTAACTCTGGAGAAGTAGGCGGTAATTTGGAAGAAGCCCTTACCAGGTTATCTGATCAATTGGATAAAGACAAAGCTTTGCAGGATAATATTAAGTCTGCAACTTTTTATCCTATTATGGTTGTAGCTTTTGCCTTCTTAATACTTCTTGCAATGATGATATTTGTTGTGCCAATTTTTGTTGAAATGTTTCCACCTGATACTGTACTTCCCCTTCCTACGAGAATTGTAATAGCTTTTTCTGATTCTTTAAGATTCTTTTGGTATATATGGCTTTTGATGGGAGTGTTAATTGCGGCTTCTGTAAGATATTATATTAGGTCTTCAACTGGAGGTTATTTTATCAGCAGGATCAAGTTAAAGCTGCCTGTATTTGGAGACTTATTTCAAAAAGCATTAGTTGCAAGATTTGCAAGGACATTAGCAACCTTACTTGCTGGTGGCCTTCCTGTACTGCAGGCTTTAGAAAGTGCTAGTCAGTCTTCTGGAAGTGTTATCTTAGAAGAACATGTAGATGCTGCCAAAGAACAGATACAGGAAGGAAGTAACATAGCTGATCCACTTGCTGAAAGCGCTATGTTTCCTCCAATGGTTATCCAAATGATTTCTATTGGTGAAGAAAGTGGTCAGTTATCTTCACTTTTGGATAGAATAGCTGACTTTTATGAAAAAGAAGTAGAATCCCTCACAAAAGGCCTTACAGCTATGCTTGAACCTTTTTTGTTGGTTTTTATTGGAGTTGTAGTTGGAGGTATTGTAATATCTCTTTACCTACCTATATTTACTGCCATTACAGAAGTAGTATAG